Proteins from a single region of Herpetosiphonaceae bacterium:
- a CDS encoding prephenate dehydrogenase/arogenate dehydrogenase family protein — protein MINVSIIGLGLIGGSLGLALREAPVKVVVCGWDRDPAAVTGAYEREAIDRPAFTLPEALDSADLVVVATPVTVVQSIFTSIAPHLRPGTIVSDVASTKAQVMAWAEDLLPPDVSFVGGHPMAGSERHGIGAARVDLFRNAVYCLTPHERAAPEAVATLEKLVASIGARPLCISAEAHDSYVAAVSHLPFLLSVSLAQLTTADQQWPRMRSVAATGYRDLTRLASGDPTMHRDICLTNAEAIRPWLLSMADFLRGLADSLNDPVALQMLFEAAKQQRDTWLYEREEPEREPRLVEQ, from the coding sequence GTGATTAATGTTTCAATCATTGGGCTAGGCTTGATCGGCGGTTCTCTGGGCCTCGCGCTCCGAGAAGCGCCGGTTAAGGTCGTGGTCTGCGGCTGGGATCGTGATCCGGCAGCGGTGACAGGCGCGTACGAGCGCGAGGCGATCGACCGTCCGGCATTCACGCTGCCCGAAGCGCTCGACAGTGCGGATCTGGTCGTCGTGGCAACGCCCGTCACGGTGGTGCAATCGATCTTTACGTCGATCGCGCCGCATCTCAGGCCGGGCACGATCGTCAGCGACGTAGCAAGCACTAAAGCGCAGGTGATGGCCTGGGCCGAGGATCTGCTGCCGCCTGACGTCTCGTTTGTCGGCGGGCATCCGATGGCCGGATCGGAGCGGCACGGCATCGGCGCGGCACGAGTCGATCTGTTCCGCAACGCTGTGTACTGCCTCACGCCGCACGAGCGGGCAGCGCCTGAGGCCGTGGCGACGCTGGAAAAGCTGGTAGCCAGCATCGGAGCGCGTCCGCTCTGCATCTCGGCGGAGGCGCACGACAGCTATGTTGCCGCAGTGAGCCATCTGCCCTTTTTGCTCAGCGTTTCGCTGGCGCAGCTTACCACCGCCGATCAGCAGTGGCCCCGTATGCGCTCCGTCGCCGCGACCGGCTATCGCGATCTCACGCGGCTGGCATCGGGCGATCCGACCATGCATCGCGATATTTGTCTGACCAACGCCGAGGCGATCCGCCCGTGGCTGCTCAGCATGGCCGACTTCCTGCGCGGCCTGGCCGACAGCTTGAACGATCCGGTCGCGCTTCAGATGCTCTTCGAGGCGGCCAAGCAGCAGCGCGATACGTGGCTGTACGAGCGCGAGGAGCCCGAACGCGAGCCTCGGCTGGTCGAGCAGTGA
- the aroF gene encoding 3-deoxy-7-phosphoheptulonate synthase, which translates to MIIAMKAGATAVQVAEVLRRLEEMGLSGQVSQGEERTVVGVLGTPIPSGLGAAMEALHGVEKALRVSKGYKLASREFQPVPTIVRVRDIEIGGNEVIVMAGPCSVESEEQLLRTAYGVRDAGAKLLRGGAYKPRTSPYAFRGMGERGLELLAEAREQTGLAIITEVMTPSDVALVGQYADVFQIGARNMQNYLLLEEVGRTNTPVLLKRGLSATIEEWLLAAEYIMAAGNKQVMLCERGIRTFETATRNTFDLNAVAYAKRMTHLPIIADPSHGTGKWRLVTPMSLASIACGADGLIIEVHPDPDRAVSDGSQSLTLENFERLMERASAVAQAVGRSTTYEQITLQ; encoded by the coding sequence ATGATCATCGCAATGAAAGCTGGAGCTACTGCCGTACAGGTCGCGGAAGTGTTACGTCGCTTGGAGGAGATGGGCCTTTCCGGGCAGGTGTCGCAAGGCGAAGAGCGCACCGTGGTCGGCGTGCTCGGCACGCCGATTCCATCCGGCCTGGGCGCGGCCATGGAAGCTCTGCACGGCGTCGAAAAAGCGCTGCGTGTCAGCAAAGGGTACAAGCTCGCCAGCCGTGAGTTCCAGCCAGTCCCGACGATTGTGCGGGTCCGCGATATTGAGATCGGCGGTAACGAGGTGATTGTGATGGCTGGCCCGTGCTCGGTCGAGAGCGAAGAGCAGTTGCTGCGCACCGCGTACGGTGTGCGCGATGCGGGCGCGAAGCTGCTGCGCGGCGGCGCGTACAAGCCCCGCACGTCGCCCTACGCCTTCCGGGGAATGGGCGAGCGCGGCCTGGAGCTGCTGGCAGAGGCGCGGGAGCAAACCGGTCTGGCGATCATCACCGAGGTGATGACGCCGTCCGACGTGGCGCTGGTCGGTCAGTACGCCGATGTCTTCCAGATCGGCGCGCGCAACATGCAAAACTACCTGCTGCTCGAAGAAGTCGGGCGGACCAACACGCCGGTGCTGCTTAAGCGCGGCCTGTCGGCGACGATCGAGGAGTGGCTGCTGGCGGCGGAGTACATCATGGCGGCGGGCAACAAGCAGGTCATGCTCTGCGAGCGGGGCATTCGCACCTTCGAGACGGCCACGCGCAATACCTTCGACCTCAACGCGGTAGCGTATGCCAAGCGCATGACGCATCTGCCGATCATCGCCGATCCGAGCCACGGCACGGGCAAGTGGCGTCTGGTGACACCTATGTCGCTGGCGTCGATCGCGTGTGGCGCTGACGGATTGATCATCGAAGTCCATCCCGATCCCGATCGCGCAGTTTCCGACGGCTCGCAATCGCTCACGCTGGAGAACTTCGAGCGGCTCATGGAGCGTGCCAGTGCGGTTGCCCAGGCGGTGGGTCGCTCCACCACCTACGAGCAGATCACGCTGCAATAG
- the aroH gene encoding chorismate mutase, with amino-acid sequence MTMYCRGIRGATTCEANTPEAILQATRELLVLLVEANDINPEDIGSVIFSATPDLNAEFPALAARALGWHDVALICTHEMQVPKALPRCIRILIHWNTPKSQAEIKHVYIRGATALRPERGVELAPAI; translated from the coding sequence ATGACCATGTATTGTCGTGGCATTCGTGGGGCTACCACCTGCGAAGCCAACACCCCCGAGGCAATCCTACAAGCGACCAGAGAGCTGCTGGTGCTGCTGGTCGAGGCGAACGACATCAATCCCGAAGACATCGGCAGCGTGATTTTCTCCGCCACTCCCGACCTCAATGCCGAATTTCCGGCTCTTGCCGCTCGCGCGCTCGGCTGGCATGATGTTGCCCTCATCTGTACCCACGAGATGCAGGTTCCCAAAGCGCTACCCCGCTGTATTCGGATTCTGATCCATTGGAACACGCCGAAATCTCAGGCCGAGATCAAGCACGTCTATATCCGTGGCGCGACAGCACTACGGCCTGAGCGGGGGGTTGAGCTAGCGCCTGCGATCTAA
- a CDS encoding NAD(P)-dependent oxidoreductase: protein MAQQKVLVTGGAGFLGINLIRYLVARGYDVVSLDLEEFTYPDMRDRITAIKGDIRDMATVDQAMQDVDFVVHTAAALPLYSKDDIYTTDVIGTRTVLEVALHHNVQRAIHISSTAVYGIPDHHPLYENDRLEGVGPYGQAKIQAEMVCLDYRARGLVVPILRPKSFIGPERLGVFALLYDWALDGRNFPMIGSGNNRYQLLDVEDLCEAIYLTMTLPDDVVNDTFNIGAAEFGTMKQDYQAVLDYAGFGKRIIGFPAAPAIWGLRLLEFLRVSPLYKWVYETASKDSFVSIEKAERKLGFRPKYSNKDALLRNFKWYIENRAQFESQSGISHRVPWKQGALALLKRAF, encoded by the coding sequence ATGGCGCAACAAAAGGTACTCGTCACCGGCGGGGCGGGGTTTCTCGGTATCAATCTGATTCGGTATCTTGTCGCGCGCGGCTATGATGTGGTGTCGCTGGATCTTGAGGAGTTCACGTATCCCGATATGCGCGACCGCATCACGGCGATTAAGGGCGATATTCGCGACATGGCGACGGTCGATCAGGCGATGCAGGACGTGGACTTCGTCGTCCATACGGCTGCCGCGCTGCCGCTCTACTCGAAGGACGATATCTACACGACCGATGTGATCGGCACGCGCACGGTGCTGGAAGTCGCGCTGCATCACAATGTCCAGCGGGCGATCCATATCTCGTCGACGGCGGTGTACGGCATTCCCGATCACCATCCGCTCTATGAGAACGATCGGCTGGAGGGCGTGGGTCCATACGGGCAGGCCAAAATTCAGGCCGAGATGGTCTGCCTGGATTATCGCGCCAGGGGCCTGGTTGTGCCGATTCTGCGGCCCAAATCGTTTATTGGGCCAGAGCGGCTGGGCGTGTTCGCGCTGCTGTACGACTGGGCGCTTGATGGGCGGAACTTCCCGATGATCGGCAGCGGCAACAATCGCTACCAATTGCTCGACGTGGAGGATTTGTGCGAGGCGATCTATCTGACGATGACGCTGCCCGACGATGTCGTTAACGATACCTTCAACATCGGCGCGGCGGAGTTCGGCACGATGAAACAGGATTATCAGGCGGTGCTGGATTACGCGGGCTTTGGCAAGCGGATCATCGGCTTCCCGGCGGCTCCGGCGATCTGGGGGCTGCGGCTGCTTGAGTTTCTGCGGGTTTCGCCGCTCTACAAGTGGGTCTATGAGACGGCGTCCAAGGATTCGTTCGTGTCGATCGAGAAGGCCGAGCGCAAACTGGGCTTTCGACCGAAGTATTCGAACAAAGATGCGCTGCTGCGGAACTTTAAGTGGTATATCGAAAACCGCGCGCAGTTCGAGTCGCAATCGGGGATTTCGCATCGGGTGCCGTGGAAGCAGGGCGCGCTGGCCCTGTTGAAACGCGCCTTCTAG
- a CDS encoding CopD family protein, translated as MRRLIFVLVGSFLCLSIFFPYSTRAHANLVESTPAANDVIAQAPATARLRFSEPLEASYSRVVLLNVERGPVSTAQSRVAPDDSYVLLLDLPALPEGQYVLQWRTLSSADGHTLEGVVPFAIGDPAAANAPLLLPPPPPDPQALPPALDVASRWLTVLGLSLVVGSAIFGWLVWQPIAAGDAVSERLRAMLRWLEIGAALLALLGTIGMLALAASRTGLGVMDLIGGSRVGLILALRLGLVLALVVALWPELRSRRALTLALGCAALLTISLLSHSAAPRTQDNPAVSSIFTGLAIAFDFVHLLATAAWVGALPALLLGLLLMRRSDQDTQRASPTLLVARFTALATAAVIVLAATGSYAALQQIGQVRELWTTTYGLALTIKLGLFLLLLLLGGYNRWRVAPVVDDAERGLPAGLAHLRRSVRIEIGAGVALLLAVGVLTSATPARDVLSQAPGYIASAAIDEAAVTLQVVRGNVAGDIYAVDVRDLPAGVQPEVFVRASMPAHGMGEQEIQLREVEPGRWGGRAALLTMQGAWSVETIVRASGMNDLRHTFTVDTTTLKRDSAPSAGPALWAVLLVIALMAAALSQLPLHRRWQGRLQMSSLALIGGAFIATTLPYYFARATATENPLSATPEVLAAGRQIYQQNCVSCHGETGRGDGPAARSLPGLPADFTQQHFVTHTDAEIFGWIKSGKPGTVMPAFGEDLSDEQIWQVVTHIRELSKGGQQ; from the coding sequence ATGCGACGATTGATCTTTGTGCTGGTTGGCAGCTTCCTCTGTCTTTCGATCTTTTTCCCGTACAGCACACGAGCGCACGCTAATCTGGTCGAGTCGACTCCAGCGGCGAACGACGTGATCGCGCAGGCTCCAGCGACGGCACGGCTGCGGTTTAGCGAGCCGCTGGAAGCGTCGTATAGCCGCGTGGTGCTGCTCAACGTGGAGCGCGGCCCCGTCAGCACCGCGCAGAGCCGGGTCGCGCCCGACGATTCGTATGTGCTGCTGCTCGACCTGCCCGCGCTTCCCGAAGGGCAGTATGTGCTGCAATGGCGCACGCTCTCTTCGGCGGATGGGCATACGCTGGAGGGTGTGGTGCCGTTCGCGATCGGCGATCCGGCGGCAGCAAACGCGCCGCTGCTGCTCCCGCCGCCCCCGCCCGATCCGCAGGCGCTCCCGCCCGCCCTGGACGTAGCAAGCCGCTGGCTGACGGTGCTGGGCCTATCGCTGGTTGTCGGCAGCGCGATTTTTGGCTGGCTGGTCTGGCAGCCGATCGCGGCAGGCGATGCTGTCTCAGAGCGGCTCCGGGCGATGCTGCGCTGGCTGGAGATCGGAGCGGCCCTGCTTGCGCTGCTGGGGACGATCGGGATGCTGGCCCTGGCGGCGAGCAGGACCGGGCTAGGGGTTATGGACTTGATTGGCGGCTCGCGCGTTGGGCTGATCCTGGCGCTCCGTCTTGGGCTGGTGCTGGCGCTGGTTGTAGCGCTCTGGCCGGAGCTTCGATCCCGCCGGGCGCTCACGCTGGCTCTTGGCTGCGCCGCGCTGCTGACAATCAGCCTGTTGAGCCACAGCGCCGCGCCGCGCACGCAGGATAACCCAGCGGTCAGCAGCATCTTTACCGGCCTCGCGATTGCCTTCGATTTCGTCCATCTGCTGGCGACCGCCGCCTGGGTCGGTGCGCTGCCAGCGCTGCTGCTGGGTCTGCTCCTCATGCGACGGAGCGACCAGGACACGCAGCGGGCCAGCCCAACGCTGCTGGTCGCGCGCTTCACCGCTCTGGCGACCGCCGCCGTGATCGTGCTGGCGGCGACCGGCAGCTACGCGGCGCTTCAGCAGATCGGGCAGGTGCGCGAGCTGTGGACGACGACCTACGGCCTGGCGCTGACGATCAAGCTCGGCCTGTTTCTGCTGCTGCTGCTGCTCGGCGGGTATAACCGCTGGCGTGTCGCGCCCGTGGTGGATGATGCTGAGCGGGGATTACCTGCCGGCCTGGCGCATCTGCGGCGAAGCGTGCGGATCGAAATTGGGGCAGGCGTGGCGCTGCTGCTGGCAGTCGGGGTGCTGACCAGCGCGACACCGGCGCGGGATGTGTTGAGTCAGGCGCCGGGGTATATCGCCAGCGCCGCGATCGACGAGGCAGCCGTGACGCTACAGGTTGTTCGCGGCAATGTCGCGGGCGACATCTATGCGGTCGATGTGCGGGACCTTCCCGCAGGCGTTCAGCCGGAGGTCTTTGTCCGCGCGTCGATGCCCGCGCACGGCATGGGCGAGCAAGAGATCCAGTTGCGAGAGGTCGAGCCGGGGCGCTGGGGCGGGCGGGCCGCGCTGCTGACGATGCAGGGCGCGTGGAGTGTCGAGACGATCGTGCGCGCGAGCGGCATGAACGATCTGCGCCATACCTTTACGGTCGATACGACCACGCTGAAGCGTGACTCCGCGCCGAGCGCCGGGCCTGCGCTCTGGGCGGTGCTGCTGGTGATCGCGCTGATGGCGGCGGCGCTCAGCCAACTGCCGCTCCACCGACGCTGGCAGGGGCGGCTTCAGATGAGCAGCCTCGCGCTGATCGGCGGCGCGTTTATCGCCACGACGCTGCCATACTACTTTGCGCGCGCTACCGCAACCGAGAATCCGCTGAGCGCGACGCCTGAGGTGCTGGCGGCTGGCAGGCAGATCTACCAGCAGAATTGTGTGAGCTGTCACGGCGAAACCGGGCGCGGCGACGGACCCGCGGCGCGCTCGCTGCCGGGGCTGCCCGCCGATTTCACGCAGCAGCACTTCGTGACGCACACCGACGCTGAGATCTTCGGCTGGATCAAGAGCGGCAAGCCCGGCACGGTCATGCCAGCGTTTGGCGAGGATCTGAGCGATGAGCAGATCTGGCAGGTCGTCACCCATATCCGTGAGCTTTCCAAGGGCGGCCAGCAGTAG